tgaaatgtttgtaaaatgtatcatatagaggtcaaatttttcgtgatgaaatcatatgttattgtattcgtccttatggattaggacgggtcgtctcacctgtgtttacattagagctaatgggagcaaagttgtcttcttgatcatgtatgttgatgacatactacttattggaaatgacattctaaCTTTGCAAGATGtaaaatcttggcttggaaaatgttaataaggatctatagaaatagatccaaaaggcttattggtttgagtcaaagtacataaattggcaaaatcttacgaagatttaacatgcaaaacttcaagcgcggagcattgcccatgcaaaagggcataaccttgagcaagtctcaaagtcctatcacacctgatgagataagacaaatgaaatgtgttccgtatgcttcggctataggatacgttatgtatgccatgttatgtactagacccgaTGTCTCGTTAGCCTTGAGTTTAACAAGTCGTTATTAACAGAAtctaggtgaagaacattggattgctgttaagaccATTTTTAAGTATCTACGGAGAACTAaaaatatgttcttggtttacggtggtttggaagaagagttgagtattagatgttatacaaatgctagtttccaaactgatcgagatgattctcgataccAGTCAGGGTATATCTTtatcatgaatggcggggcagttgattggagaagctcaaagcagagcactgTTGTACAGTCTACAAcgaaagcagaatacattgttgccTTAGAAGCTGCTCACGAAGCTGTCTAGATTAGGAAGTTTATTACTGAACTCAGAGTAGTTCCGATCattgaattgtagtgacccgaacttttccatgattatatattaaatgaaattgatatttacatgattaaatgtttccaacatgttaagcaatcaaacttattaagacttgataatttgaaatgagtttcatgtagacaattgaccacccagtttgcctgatgattcacgaacgtcataacttgtgataattatataatcgttttattttttttatgatgtaagtttttattatatatatatatatatatatatatatatatatatatatatatatatatatatatatatatatatatatatatatataagaaatacaattaaatcaaagatgtacaagtaaaacactatttgctacagtaaaatactatttgctacagtaaaacactatttgctgcagtaaaatactatttgctacagtaaaacaataTTTGCTACTGTAAATTTTTGATTTGCTGCagtaatactatttgctacagtaaaaaactatttgctacagtaaacacaatttactcgtattcaatccgtattcgtactcgtacaatacccagcctctagacatatatactattggtatatacatttcaatgatcagctcttagcagccttaatgagtcacataaacatgtgggaaccatcatttggcaactagcatgaaatatctaacaaaaattcaagctaatggaaccttatattcaagggtaggatcacatttttcttcaccaaccataacactttcattttacaactttcatgcatcaaacttatctctctcttgttctctcttgatattctaagtgttcttcatcaccttcatcagaatctagctcaatctagctcataaagcctaacctagatcaacttacaaaacaactactcaagaacacaccaaaaacactttcaagtttactagcttacttccaatcttacaaatccatttcaagtgatcatctaatcttaagaaatctttcttatttacagtaagatatctttctaattcaaggtaatactcatattcaaacttttattcaatttctataactataacaatcttatttcgagtggaaatcttacttgaacttgttttcgtgtcatgattctgcttcaagaactttcaagccatccaaggatcctttgaagctagatctatatttttcatttccagtagtttacctactaaaattaaggtagtaatgatgttcataacatcattcgattcatacatataaaaccatcttattcaaagatttaaacttgtaatcactagaacatagtttagttaattctaaacttgttcgcaaataaagttaatccctctaacttgaattttaaaatcaactaaacacattttctatatctatatgatatgctaacttaatgatttaaaacctggaaacacgatgaacaccgtaaaaccggacatacgccgtcgtagtgaaaccaagggctgttttgggttagaaaaatgaaaactttcttaatctttgaattggaagtttgttttctggaaaaatgatatttcatatgaacaagatactatatccaaaaattatggttaaactcaaagtggaagtatgtttttcaaaatggttatcaagatgtcattttttcgacgaaaatgactacttctttagtaaatgacttgtaacctatatttctgactataaacttatactttttctatttagtttcataaattacagttcattatgaaaccatagcaacttgaatcactcaaaacggatttaaaacgaagaaattatgggtaaaacaaaattgaaaaattttactcgttgtagctacgaaaattttacaacaaatctacactaatcatatcctagctaacttatatggtattatacatgtattataacatatattatgtaatcttgggataccatagacacgtatacaatgttttgacatatcatatcgacccatctatatatatattatttggaacaaccatagacactctatatgctgtaatgttcgagttcactatacagggttgaggttgattctaaaaatatatatactttgagttgtaatctagcctgagacgtgtatacactgggtcatggattgattcaagataatatttttttttctgtacatctaactgtggacaactagttgtaggttactaacgaggactgctaacttaacaaacttaaatcataaaaatgtaataaaaaatgttgtgaatatatttcaatcatactttgatatatatgtacacatttgttataggttcgtgaatcgaccagtggccaagccttatttccaacgaagaaaaaatctgtgaaagtgagttatagtcccattttttactatctaatatttttgagatgagaatacatgcagttttataaatgttttacaaaatagacacaagtacttgaaactacattctatgttggattatgaataccgaatatcgccctttttagcttggtaacctaagaattagggaacagtacccctaattgacgtgaatcctaaagatagatctatgggcctaacaaaccccatccgaggtacggatgctttagtacttcgatttttatacagacgagaggattttgttatacagatgagaggattctgttttggggatattctatatgcatcttgttaatttgggttaccaggtgttcatcatatgaatgattttaccttaatgcagatgagacgattctgcttgaggattatgtttataaaatgaaatcttgtggtctattattattacaatttgatatatatagattaaacctataactcaccaacattttgttgacgttttaagcatgtttattctcaggtcattattaagagcttctgctgttgcatgttaATTAagaacaagaattggagtcagcatgcttgtataatattgtttaaaaactgcattcgaagacttaagttattgtgtaatattattgtaacccCTTATTTAATGGtcgagtgaaaacgctatattttagattatcattatttgataatcttcgtaatgttttaaacctttatcgataaaacaaaggttatggtttttttaaaaacgaatgcagtctttgaaaaacgtctcatatagaggtcaaaacctcgcaacgaagccaattaatatgaaacgtttataattgatatgaatgggacatttcatgaatcccctatggaaatgtactgtgataattcaagtgctattatacttacgaaagaatcacgtgtacgtaaaggtagtcgacacattcttcgaaaatttgactacattcaagaagtcattaagaggaatgagaTTAGTATTCTTAAAGTTCATACAtctgataatgtggctgacccgttcactaagtccatgacacacaacaagcatgatgatcatgctagtagtattggacttcgttatgctactgatctttttcatttgtaatttagtatttgagtttggaacattaagcaattttatattaatgaattgagatacttggtatggtcgttttcatttatatcaatgtgttctatattagcatgtttaatccatgaataattgttgattattcaaaatctccttAATCGATCATGTAATgggaattagatgaattaagattaatatgaatgtttggttatattctttgatgatgaatagttagccTGTAGAgatcaaaattcatatgtattcattgatgatgaatattggaatgacccaatcatgCGATGTCACTACATGGAGCGTCGTCAATAGCgaatctcataatggttatgtctttgtgtccttagacctgagatgtatatgttgATTTTGATTGTATGACacattatactttgatatggttaaacgctatcATGAACAAGGTAGTTACAAAGGCCATCATTGGGTATGATGTGAAGTACATGACGAACGCATATAATCAAAATAGAATTTATTCCTCTATGTGAGAGTATGATACTGCTGGACCCCTCGATGAAAGTGAATGGATATTTACACGGCCGTGTCTAAGGTATATTGATTGTTGATCAATTTTAACTTGGTGATCGCATTCAAATCTTTCTAGATCGAGAAACAGAATTGgttgacaaatgagaatgactagatCCATGTCTCGTGTCAACTCAGTATCGTTATTAAATGGACGATAGACACTCAATCattaaattatttttaataatgatagttcGTTTAGAAGAAACAATAACTCGTATGTTTTTAGGGGCATTGGCGTGTTCCTAGACAATGAGCACTAGTATATTATTGAGTGTTGAGttatgcacaagtgggagtttgttgaATTTGTGTGCACTAGTACAACACATAACTATATTACTATTTACATATGAGCCTATGGGGTCACACACAATGAGCACTTAGATATCcggttatatgtatatattgtatatacatatttataatcacCAATTATTATATAgtgttaatatataattatagcaatataaatataaaatattcaatactttatttaattattagaaatatatatatatatatatatatatatatatatatatatatatatatatatatatatatatatatatatatatatatatatatatatatgtgtgtgtgtgtgtgtgtgtgtgtgtgtgtgtttctttTTAATTGTCGACAAAAGGAAGTgtatctaataaaattgtcatgttCTCTTGGTGGAATTGGCAATAATTAAAACATACTAAATTGTTTTCATTACTTAAAAAAAGAAATACCTACTACATGAAAATAAATGGTGTGGTCTTTTTAAACTTTGATATATACACAATTCATCACAACAAAAAAAGAAGAGTCTCTTTGGTCTTTGGTTAAGATATAAAACAAAGTGTTTGTTTGTTATCTAAAGTTTTTACGAAACAGAGAACATATATTTGCTATTGGTTTTGTGAACTAAAACAAAGAAAATAAAGAAACTAGTTTCCTGACCTAAGTGTGTTCTAGGGGTTCTTGGGAATGTCACTTGATTCACCTTCTTTTAGTTATGGGCTACTTCTTCCGATGATTTGTTGGCCTCCGTATGTTGTCTCGGGCATTTGGCTTCATGTGAAtttatatattgatagtgtattataataatattgttaattttGTTCAATTATAGTGTGTATGGCTTGTAGATCATTGGATCAGTTAGAACAGATTTGTTAGATTCTCCATCACCTTGTAACTTTTGTGATGCTCGAATCACTTCTATTTAATTAAAATTAACATATTAACATAgcttttaaatgaagggtacggtGAATCGCGTTGAAAGTGAAAGTCATCAAAAAGTGGCAGAATGCTCTCGAAACCAATTCACTTGAGTGAGACAGAGGAGAGTGGAATTTCGTGTGTAGGGGTAAAATCCGTAATATACGAAAGAATGTCAAAAGCGAAGGCAGCTCTCTGGGTCTCTGCCGACGCTGGGTTGCGAAAGCATGGGAAGCGAACATGATTGGATACCCGACATTTTTTAACGAGAGGGATGGAGTATTTTCATAAACAAACTACGAAAACAAGATCTTACTACacatacattgttgaaattattatACTACCGGTTTCATTTCATTAGTATTTAAGAGCAAATAACATCATCACCATGAAATACTAACACAACAACTGACATTTCTCATCTAATTTCTAAACTACTAAACCCTAAGACTTCTGACATTCGAATTATCTCAATTGGTTACTTTTtgatcatcttcatttcaagattCTAAGATATGGTTCAAATATTTCTTCCTAGAGTGTTGCTTAAAAAACCACTTCCATACCTTACCATGCCCTTTACTACCTTTCTTTATTCCTCTTTCATTCACTACAATCCTACAAAATGATGATCCACCACACTTGCCATCTAATGGTTTCTTAAAAACAGATTGCTCTGTTTTCAACTGATCTGATAAATCAAGTTTTAAATCAATAAACCCTGAATCATCATAAACTCTACTAAATTCACCCTCTTTTGCAGTAAACCTACTTTCAAAATCCATGAAATCACCTCGAAATCCACTTTTTCTTGGTTCAGATTCATTAAAATCTGAAATTTTTGCACTTGAACCATAAGCCATGTCACTAAAATCATCATGATCATAAGTACTACTACCCCTAAAACTACAAAGTGATCTTGATCTTGAAACATCCATTGGACAATCAGACACCCAAATCTCACTTTTATCATCAAACCCATCTCTATATTCACCTCTACATCCTTCCTTTCCTCTCTTTTTCTTAAAAAGTTTCCCAATTTTCCAAAACCCATTACTTTTTTTAACCTCAACAATACAACTATTACGCCTATTAAGCAAAATCACATCATCTGTTTTTCTTTTCTTGACTTGCTTAATATGTGAAAACAGTGTCTTCTGTTCATCACCGCTACCTACTTTCTCATTTTCAATCAAAAATGAAATTCTACCAACACTTCCCACATCAACAGTACAAGATGAATTCCTATAAGATGAAACATCAGAACAGGAACAAGAAGATAACCTCTGTTCACCACAATCTGAACATGCAAGCTTCATAAGTCTTTCTTTAAGACAATATGCACAGACTCCAACTTGGGTTGAAGATGGGTGTTTCTTACATGGAACACAAGATGATGATGAGTAATAAAAGTTGAAATCTTGGGAGAAATTGTTGTACTCTTGATCTGATTCAAGAGATTTCCCTCTTTCCTTCATGGGTATTTACTATTACTTTACTTCTATAATTATTTAAAATCTTGAAAATATGAGTCTTGTAACTTTTGGTTGTCGAATTTGATTTGGGTTTGGATTTATAAAGATGGGTTTACAGGAAAGCCTCAAACTTGGGaagattgggggggggggggggggggggggggttggggGAATAGGTTGGCAATGTTTGTAGGAGGGTGAAGCTCAAGGATGTTATCAAGAATAGAAGATGCTAAGGATTTTGACTTATAAGGGGGATGTAAGTCACGACTCACGTAGTAAGTATGTGTATGTATGAGAGGGTGTAGTGGGGTAGTTTTGGTAGGATTACTTGAAGTTTAAGTTAAGATAGTGATGGATGGAATTTAAGCACTATTGTACCTGGCTGCAGGCATAATTGATTTTGGTGAAAAGTGATGTGCTACAAGGAGTGAAAAAATGGAACAAGTAATCCTAAATAGGACTGTGTTGTCCATGCTTTAATGACTCAGTGAACAATGTTTGATGTTGGTGCTTGTAACTTTATTACTTTGTATTTGAGAGGCGATATAGACCATAACCAATCATGACATACCTCCTTTTCAGTACTAACAAGATTGAGGAGTGCGCGCTACGCGGCTTTAATTATTGTTTGCTATTTTATAAAGATAGCGATTGTCAAAGCATGAGATAGTGCACAATTTACCGTTATAGGCATTCATTAAAAATGCCAAACATGTGCGAAACTATTAGACGGTGTCAAAGTTACCATAATGTACATTGTAAACTATCCAAGAACTTAAAGGTTAGAAGCATCTAATGTTTAAGTAGCGAAGGACATACACATTAGCTTCATACATATATCAAAAGAGGTTAGCTATTCTCTCTCACCCAAACAGCCTAATCATATAATATGGTTAAAGTCGTGAGCATCATCCCATGCAACGATAAACCTTTGTTAGGACCGTTCGAATATAATCCAGATTTCGTCTCCTGGATTATAGACATTTAAACTGACAAACTTTGTCCATCCAGATGAAACAAATAAGTTTAGTTTTTTCTTGTCTTCTTCTTCCAAGAGGCCCCAGATGTGTGTTCTGTCAAAAGCATCAACGCATTCATAAGCTTCACCACTGTTTAGTTCTGGCAGTTGAGCCAATTCTTGTGGCAGTCGCTGAAGCAAATTGTTAAGATTATTTGTCAAAAAACTTTCAGGATTTTTCTATAACACATAAAATAAGACTGAAGAATGCTTAATTTATGTTCGTCCAAGTATAGTTTGTATGAAAATAGAAGTAACTTACCCATACATGGCCCCTCGGTACGTACATGAAAACGTAAATGTCTCCATCAGCAGTTTCGAAAGCCATGCTGCCTTGTTAATTCATGTAAATCAGACAAAAAATGGTTcacataatatattaaataaagtgGAATGCTGCAACAAATGTCATATATTGGTTCATATCCCAACTTGAAATAATAAGATTTTATAGATACACAATTATCAGTAAAACTAAAGAAGCACACAATATGAGTATCAAAAGGGAAGTCATTTTTTATggtaaataagtcaggaatgaatgTCTGCTTTGCATCGGCTCCATCTGTGAGTTGCAGATGGTTAACCAAAAGGACCTTATTTTGGCCAATTGTTCTAT
This window of the Rutidosis leptorrhynchoides isolate AG116_Rl617_1_P2 chromosome 7, CSIRO_AGI_Rlap_v1, whole genome shotgun sequence genome carries:
- the LOC139858868 gene encoding uncharacterized protein, producing MKERGKSLESDQEYNNFSQDFNFYYSSSSCVPCKKHPSSTQVGVCAYCLKERLMKLACSDCGEQRLSSCSCSDVSSYRNSSCTVDVGSVGRISFLIENEKVGSGDEQKTLFSHIKQVKKRKTDDVILLNRRNSCIVEVKKSNGFWKIGKLFKKKRGKEGCRGEYRDGFDDKSEIWVSDCPMDVSRSRSLCSFRGSSTYDHDDFSDMAYGSSAKISDFNESEPRKSGFRGDFMDFESRFTAKEGEFSRVYDDSGFIDLKLDLSDQLKTEQSVFKKPLDGKCGGSSFCRIVVNERGIKKGSKGHGKVWKWFFKQHSRKKYLNHILES